The genomic segment GGAAATGCGGGAAAAGTTTGGTTTCATAGTAAGAGAGAATAATTATTTTTTTATAATCCAGAGAGAAGTCCTGTGCCATATTTTTTTGAGAAATACTCACTGACCTTTTGACGCATCTCGGGAGTCGTGTCGCAGACCGTTTTGATAGCGTCGATAGTGTACATATTCTCTGATTCTGCGAGACGGTCGTAGGCATCGACGACACGAGTCTGGAAGGCGTGGAAATTGTGGAGGATATTATCAGAAAATTCCATATCCATTCCTGCTTCATAGTGTTTGAGATCATTACGGCCTGCTGCTCGCTTCATCCCAGCTTCTACGGGGAGTCGGAAATAAAATGTCATATCTGGCACAGGGAAATAGCTATCATAAAATGGACGGACTTCCTCGATTTCTAGTCCTCGGGCATATCCTCGGGCAAGAGCTGTGTAGATATAGCGGTCAGCGAGGACGATAATACCAGCTTTGAGCATTCATTTAATCTCTGAGATGTAGCGTTCCATGA from the Candidatus Gracilibacteria bacterium genome contains:
- a CDS encoding thymidylate kinase, whose amino-acid sequence is MTPISTLSAPPLTRGKKAAPRFTNHKISSEKSEKQKPFFPKDIRPGTLIVVEGQDGSGKSTQVRILQKLLESNGFFVHFTEWNSNLRIKPLTKILKKRDLKLPATVFDMIHAADLMERYISEIKGMLKAGIIVLADRYIYTALARGYARGLEIEEVRPFYDSYFPVPDMTFYFRLPVEAGMKRAAGRNDLKHYEAGMDMEFSDNILHNFHAFQTRVVDAYDRLAESENMYTIDAIKTVCDTTPEMRQKVSEYFSKKYGTGLLSGL